The genomic stretch TTTACCTCTATTGTGGTCGGGGCCGGACTTTCCTTGAGCGGACTTTTAATGCAAACCCTGTTCAGGAACCCCTTGGCCGGCCCGTTTGTATTGGGAATCAGTTCGGGGGCCAGTTTGGGAGCCGCTTTACTTTTGATGGGTATCACTTTATTGACAGGATATGGCGCATTTACCTTTCTGGGCGATGTTTCCTTGGCCATTGCCGCAAGTATCGGTAGTTTTTTGGTCCTTTTGATTGTAATGATAGTTGCCCAAAGGGTGAAGGATACCATGGCGCTGTTGATCATAGGGCTGATGTTCGGGAGCATTACCTCGGCCATTGTTAGCGTTCTGGCCTATTTTTCCACAGCAGAAAACCTGCAACGTTTCATTTTTTGGTCCTTCGGAAGTGTGGGCAATCTATCTGTGAACCAACTGCTTTTGTTGGGGGGCATTGTCGCACTAGGTGTTTTACTGAGTATTATCTCCATAAAATCGTTGAACGCCTTTCTTTTGGGAGAAAACTACGCGCAAAGTCTTGGTGTTTCCTTGAAAAAATCCAGATTGACCGTCATTGTCGCGACAGGATTATTGGCAGGTGGTATCACTGCATTTGCAGGTCCCATT from Flagellimonas oceani encodes the following:
- a CDS encoding FecCD family ABC transporter permease translates to MQGPRTYRFSFLLMLLALLCAWLLNVSSGSVNIPFADMLSTLFGENPKITSWEYIIWDYRIPKAFTSIVVGAGLSLSGLLMQTLFRNPLAGPFVLGISSGASLGAALLLMGITLLTGYGAFTFLGDVSLAIAASIGSFLVLLIVMIVAQRVKDTMALLIIGLMFGSITSAIVSVLAYFSTAENLQRFIFWSFGSVGNLSVNQLLLLGGIVALGVLLSIISIKSLNAFLLGENYAQSLGVSLKKSRLTVIVATGLLAGGITAFAGPIAFVGLAVPHLTRQIFNTMEHKVLIPAVMLYGAILMLLCDTLAQLPNSASVLPINAVTSLVGAPVVIWLLVRKRKMMF